A window of the Halanaerobiales bacterium genome harbors these coding sequences:
- a CDS encoding NAD(P)/FAD-dependent oxidoreductase — translation MRYDAIIVGGGIAGLTSAAFLTKNGYKILICEKEEKVGGLVNSFYYDGFLFDTGVRGILDSGIVKPMLKQLDLDVELVKSIVTIGIEEEFIRVESTESLYEYRDMLVKLYPDNENDIDLIIHEIEKIMDYMDILYGIENPLFKDLKNDKEYLFKTLLPWLFKFMPKYLKIKNFKIPVNDYLSQFTDNQSLIDIISQHFFPETPASFALSYFSLYLDYEYPLRGTSDLVEKLKKYINKSAGIIKFDTRIEKIDSVNKTIFDQNNKKYEYDQLIWAADLKQLYKAINIEKIKDNRVKQEVKKQKYVLNDKKGGDSIYSLFLAVDMDKEYFSKKSSGHCFYTPKKDGQTKITKKFKNVSEYKNKEEILNWMNNYLDYTTYEIAIPSLRNKELAPEGKTGLIVSVPMNYEFIKNINDLGFYEEFKKFTEEKIISVLNNSIYENIKENIIHQFSSSPLTIERLSGNYEGSITGWAFTNDVIPAITKMTRIKKTCYTPIPDVLKAGQWTFSPSGLPISILTGKIAADKAVKTLKKG, via the coding sequence ATGAGATATGATGCGATTATTGTAGGTGGAGGGATTGCGGGATTAACAAGTGCAGCTTTTTTAACTAAAAATGGTTATAAAATATTAATTTGTGAAAAAGAAGAAAAAGTTGGTGGTTTGGTTAATTCATTTTATTATGATGGTTTTTTATTTGACACTGGTGTTAGAGGTATACTTGATTCGGGAATTGTAAAACCTATGTTAAAACAACTTGATTTAGATGTTGAATTAGTTAAAAGTATAGTCACTATTGGGATAGAGGAAGAATTTATCCGCGTTGAAAGCACTGAGAGTTTATATGAATATCGAGATATGCTTGTGAAACTTTACCCTGATAATGAAAATGATATTGATTTAATAATTCATGAAATAGAGAAAATTATGGATTACATGGATATTTTATATGGAATTGAAAATCCATTATTTAAAGATTTAAAAAATGACAAAGAATATTTATTTAAAACATTGCTCCCCTGGTTATTTAAATTTATGCCAAAATATTTGAAAATCAAAAATTTTAAAATACCGGTTAATGATTATTTGAGTCAATTTACTGATAATCAATCATTGATTGATATTATTAGCCAACATTTTTTTCCGGAGACACCTGCTTCTTTTGCCTTAAGCTATTTCAGTCTGTATTTAGATTATGAATATCCTCTTAGAGGGACTTCTGATTTGGTTGAAAAGTTAAAAAAATATATTAATAAATCAGCGGGTATTATTAAATTTGATACAAGAATTGAAAAAATTGATAGTGTTAATAAAACCATTTTTGATCAAAATAATAAAAAATATGAGTATGATCAGTTAATCTGGGCAGCTGATTTAAAACAGTTATATAAAGCAATTAATATTGAAAAAATAAAAGATAATAGAGTAAAACAGGAGGTAAAAAAACAAAAATATGTTTTAAACGATAAAAAAGGAGGAGACTCAATTTATTCACTTTTTTTGGCTGTTGATATGGATAAAGAATATTTCTCAAAAAAATCCAGTGGTCATTGTTTTTATACTCCTAAAAAAGATGGGCAAACAAAAATAACTAAGAAATTTAAAAATGTAAGTGAATATAAAAATAAAGAAGAGATTCTAAATTGGATGAATAATTATTTAGATTATACTACCTATGAGATTGCTATTCCTTCATTAAGAAATAAGGAACTTGCTCCAGAAGGAAAAACAGGATTAATTGTTAGTGTACCTATGAATTATGAATTTATCAAAAATATTAATGATTTAGGTTTTTATGAAGAATTTAAAAAATTTACTGAAGAAAAGATTATTAGTGTTCTAAATAATAGTATTTATGAAAATATAAAAGAAAATATAATTCATCAATTTAGTTCGTCACCTCTGACTATTGAAAGGTTAAGTGGCAATTATGAGGGAAGTATAACTGGTTGGGCTTTTACTAATGATGTTATACCAGCTATAACTAAAATGACTAGAATCAAAAAAACCTGTTATACTCCAATTCCTGATGTATTAAAAGCCG
- a CDS encoding SDR family NAD(P)-dependent oxidoreductase, whose protein sequence is MLFKIPEELIFIKNNKAEQKNSNKSMAGKLCVVSGATSGVGYEAVKALATGGANIVIVVRNEKKAIAVKEEIEKNYSVLLDYYIADFSDLKQVKKAAMSILDNYQKIDVLINSVGMYSTKKLLNKNGFEMVFCVNHLSILLFTKLLLKRMIESAPSRIIQVNSEGHRFNGLNINDINWEKRIYMGLRSYGASKTAQLLTIWELAKKLKGTGVTINAMHPGGVRTNIGNNNGILYRWFLHNVTWHFLKDPKISGDALYYLASADELRDVSAKFFNLTIEEKPAKHALDKEKQKKIWNLSLEMIGSVIKDVDKYEI, encoded by the coding sequence ATGTTATTTAAAATTCCAGAAGAATTGATTTTTATCAAAAATAATAAAGCTGAACAGAAAAATAGTAATAAATCAATGGCTGGAAAACTATGTGTTGTATCCGGTGCTACTTCTGGTGTGGGATATGAAGCTGTTAAAGCTTTAGCAACTGGTGGTGCTAATATTGTAATAGTAGTAAGAAATGAAAAGAAGGCAATTGCTGTTAAAGAAGAAATTGAGAAAAATTATTCAGTATTACTAGATTATTATATTGCTGATTTTTCAGACTTAAAACAGGTTAAAAAAGCTGCTATGTCAATTTTAGATAATTATCAAAAAATTGATGTTTTAATTAATAGTGTTGGTATGTATTCAACTAAAAAATTATTAAATAAAAATGGATTTGAAATGGTTTTTTGTGTCAACCATCTATCAATATTATTATTTACTAAATTGTTATTAAAAAGAATGATTGAATCTGCTCCTTCCAGAATTATTCAGGTTAATTCTGAAGGTCATCGTTTTAATGGGTTAAATATAAATGATATAAACTGGGAAAAGCGAATATATATGGGGTTGAGGAGTTATGGTGCTTCTAAGACAGCTCAATTATTAACTATCTGGGAATTAGCAAAAAAATTAAAAGGGACAGGAGTTACTATTAATGCAATGCATCCTGGTGGTGTAAGAACTAATATCGGTAATAATAATGGCATATTATATCGCTGGTTTTTGCATAATGTGACCTGGCATTTTTTGAAAGATCCTAAAATATCAGGTGATGCTCTCTATTATTTAGCTTCAGCTGATGAATTAAGAGATGTTAGTGCTAAGTTTTTTAACTTAACAATTGAGGAAAAACCTGCTAAACATGCTTTAGATAAAGAAAAACAGAAAAAAATTTGGAATTTATCTTTAGAAATGATTGGTTCAGTAATAAAGGATGTGGATAAATATGAGATATGA